A region from the Desulfomarina profundi genome encodes:
- the lpxA gene encoding acyl-ACP--UDP-N-acetylglucosamine O-acyltransferase, whose protein sequence is MSIHKAAVIDPGAELDSSVSVGPYAVIEAGVRIGAGTRVEAHAVISGPTTIGERNLIGSFAVVGGAPQDLGYNGEPTELIIGSDNQIREYASIHRGTPGGHGRTVIGDHNLLMAYTHVAHDCQIGNHVILANVATLAGHVEVGDRASIGGLVAIHQYCRIGTYSYIGGVSGISLDVPPYIILAGTRNRTRISGINKVGLRRNGFSRETIKNLDRAFKIIFRSPNLLMKDAIEIARNEMKDCPEVGALVTFFKESKRGVVKQTIMD, encoded by the coding sequence ATGTCTATACATAAAGCAGCAGTTATCGACCCAGGCGCGGAACTGGACTCTTCCGTGTCGGTTGGACCATACGCGGTTATTGAAGCGGGTGTCAGGATAGGTGCCGGAACCAGGGTGGAAGCCCATGCCGTGATATCAGGACCTACGACTATTGGCGAGAGAAATCTGATCGGTTCTTTTGCTGTAGTGGGAGGCGCCCCGCAGGATCTCGGTTACAATGGTGAACCGACGGAATTGATCATCGGTTCTGATAACCAGATCAGGGAATACGCCTCCATTCACCGTGGTACACCGGGTGGTCATGGAAGAACGGTTATTGGTGATCATAATCTCCTCATGGCCTATACCCATGTGGCCCATGACTGTCAAATCGGCAACCACGTGATTCTTGCCAACGTGGCAACGCTTGCGGGACATGTGGAGGTCGGTGATCGTGCGTCCATTGGTGGACTTGTGGCGATTCACCAGTATTGTCGAATAGGAACTTACAGTTATATTGGCGGCGTGTCAGGTATCAGTCTCGATGTCCCTCCTTATATCATTCTGGCAGGAACCAGGAACCGCACCCGTATTTCCGGAATCAACAAGGTTGGTTTGAGGAGGAACGGCTTCAGTCGGGAAACGATCAAAAATCTGGATCGGGCCTTCAAAATTATCTTTCGTTCTCCAAATCTTCTCATGAAGGATGCAATTGAAATTGCCAGGAATGAAATGAAAGATTGTCCCGAAGTCGGCGCTCTGGTTACCTTTTTTAAAGAGTCCAAGCGTGGTGTCGTCAAGCAGACCATAATGGATTGA
- a CDS encoding LpxI family protein, which translates to MTQEVENRKIGIIAGGGQFPLLFVEAARKAGRQVVVIAHKGETDKRVTEAADEVYWVKLGQLGRVISLFKKSGVAETVFLGTITKTRIFRDVFPDLKGLTLWNKIDRKQDDAILRAIADTLEREGIKVLESTLYLSHLLFPAGVLTKNKPSKKQIKDIEFGWKNAREIGRLDIGQCVVVRDCSVMAVEAIEGTDEAILRGGRLAKENAVVVKVRKPGQDFRFDLPATGVRTLESLRRVHGSVLAVEAGQSLLFDREKMIEEADKSGIVVVGVVEQEDGKLIM; encoded by the coding sequence ATGACACAGGAGGTTGAAAACAGGAAGATAGGGATTATTGCGGGTGGTGGTCAGTTTCCACTCCTCTTTGTTGAAGCTGCGAGAAAAGCGGGTCGGCAGGTTGTTGTCATTGCCCACAAAGGGGAGACTGACAAGCGGGTCACCGAGGCTGCAGACGAAGTTTACTGGGTCAAGCTGGGTCAGCTTGGGCGGGTTATTTCACTTTTTAAAAAGAGTGGGGTCGCAGAGACTGTTTTCCTGGGGACAATAACCAAGACGAGAATTTTTCGTGATGTGTTTCCGGATCTGAAAGGGCTGACCCTGTGGAATAAAATTGACCGAAAACAAGATGATGCCATTCTCAGGGCCATAGCCGATACATTGGAAAGAGAGGGAATAAAGGTCCTTGAATCCACACTGTACCTCTCTCACCTGCTTTTTCCGGCAGGGGTGTTGACAAAAAACAAACCCAGTAAAAAACAGATAAAAGATATAGAGTTTGGCTGGAAAAACGCACGGGAAATCGGCAGACTGGATATCGGCCAGTGTGTGGTTGTCAGGGATTGTTCCGTCATGGCCGTTGAAGCGATAGAAGGTACTGATGAGGCTATCCTGAGGGGCGGACGTCTCGCCAAGGAAAATGCTGTTGTTGTGAAAGTCAGAAAGCCGGGACAGGATTTTCGCTTTGATCTTCCTGCCACTGGAGTCAGAACTCTTGAGAGCCTGAGACGCGTTCATGGTTCTGTTCTTGCTGTAGAGGCTGGACAATCCCTGCTGTTTGACAGGGAAAAGATGATTGAAGAGGCGGATAAATCAGGTATAGTGGTTGTTGGTGTTGTTGAACAGGAAGATGGGAAACTTATAATGTAA
- the fabZ gene encoding 3-hydroxyacyl-ACP dehydratase FabZ has translation MADKIIPEQIDILKILDTLPHRYPFVMVDRIISMELGKEIVGLKNVTINEPFFQGHFPGRPVMPGVLILEGMAQVGGIMAFYAKPEAIGEKLIFFAGIDKARFRRPVVPGDQIIFQLEFVKEKRSVMVMKGKAYVDDKLVAQAELMASFS, from the coding sequence ATGGCAGATAAAATTATACCCGAACAGATTGATATATTAAAAATTCTTGATACCCTCCCCCACAGGTATCCGTTCGTTATGGTGGACAGGATAATCTCAATGGAACTGGGAAAAGAAATTGTGGGCCTGAAAAATGTCACCATCAATGAACCTTTTTTTCAGGGACATTTTCCCGGGCGTCCGGTAATGCCGGGGGTGCTGATCCTCGAAGGCATGGCACAGGTTGGCGGTATTATGGCTTTTTATGCCAAGCCGGAAGCCATTGGTGAAAAGCTTATCTTTTTTGCCGGTATAGACAAAGCCCGATTCCGTCGTCCTGTGGTTCCCGGAGATCAGATTATTTTTCAACTTGAATTTGTGAAGGAAAAACGCTCGGTTATGGTGATGAAGGGCAAGGCCTATGTGGATGATAAGCTGGTTGCTCAGGCAGAACTCATGGCCTCTTTTTCCTGA
- the lpxD gene encoding UDP-3-O-(3-hydroxymyristoyl)glucosamine N-acyltransferase gives MVEKEVLVEVLADMVGGRISGDGSVRIRGFASLDQAGPTDMSFLVKKKDLELLKTSKGAAFIVPEGVESDGSRPLVIVRDPYLAAAIIHSYILREEFQAGGIHSRAFVGENCEISREITIGPMVVLGDRVTVGKKVTIEAGVVIGNDVTIGDECLIKSNATICDGSILGSRVIIQPGAVIGSDGYGYATDAEGCHVKRPQVGIVRIEDDVEIGANTTIDRAAFGTTWIRSGAKIDNLVQIGHNVVVGENSLIVAQVGISGSVTLGRNVVMGGQAGTAGHVKIGDRAMVAARGECIVMLPRVQRSEEHRQCLYINGPRPVLFSQNCRSCGEK, from the coding sequence ATGGTTGAAAAAGAAGTTTTGGTTGAAGTTCTTGCCGATATGGTGGGAGGACGGATTAGTGGTGATGGTTCTGTCAGGATCAGGGGCTTTGCCTCACTCGATCAGGCTGGACCAACCGATATGTCATTTCTGGTAAAAAAGAAGGATCTGGAGCTTCTGAAGACGAGCAAAGGGGCTGCTTTTATTGTTCCGGAAGGTGTGGAAAGTGATGGGAGTCGACCCCTTGTTATTGTCAGAGATCCGTATCTTGCAGCAGCCATTATTCACAGCTATATCCTCAGGGAAGAATTTCAGGCCGGGGGAATTCACAGCAGGGCGTTTGTCGGTGAAAACTGTGAAATCAGTCGCGAGATAACTATAGGTCCGATGGTTGTCCTTGGTGATCGGGTTACTGTTGGAAAAAAAGTTACCATAGAAGCAGGGGTTGTAATCGGAAATGATGTGACAATTGGTGATGAATGTCTTATCAAGTCCAATGCGACAATATGTGATGGAAGTATTCTCGGCAGCAGGGTGATTATTCAACCGGGAGCAGTAATCGGCAGTGATGGTTATGGCTATGCAACTGATGCCGAAGGCTGTCACGTTAAAAGGCCCCAGGTGGGTATTGTGCGTATAGAAGATGATGTTGAGATCGGCGCCAATACAACCATTGACAGGGCCGCATTCGGGACTACATGGATCAGGTCCGGTGCTAAAATTGATAATCTTGTCCAGATAGGCCACAATGTTGTGGTTGGCGAGAACAGCCTTATTGTGGCCCAGGTGGGTATCTCCGGTTCTGTTACTCTCGGCAGGAATGTGGTCATGGGAGGGCAGGCAGGAACTGCAGGTCATGTGAAAATCGGTGACAGAGCCATGGTTGCGGCCCGGGGGGAGTGCATAGTGATGTTGCCGAGGGTGCAAAGATCGGAGGAGCACCGGCAATGCCTGTACATCAATGGGCCAAGGCCAGTGCTGTTTTCGCAAAACTGCCGGAGCTGCGGAGAGAAGTGA
- a CDS encoding nucleotidyltransferase family protein produces MQAMILAAGLGTRLLPHTRVCPKPLFPILNQPLLLLTIKRLQNHGFDSILVNCHHLGDQIVSLVDSLSGVTVLHEDKILGTGGGLRGGLEHMRDEPLLVTNGDIYHTVDFRALYNHHQQNDSVVTLAMHDHHRFNNVMIRDGKVASFDNRVEFTQLAFTGLHVIDPEILEDVEKNRNSCIIDFYRKLLERGESIDCYRVDDCFWTDMGTVDDYLDLHRGLLKDDIPCWAEIGEVRKPYCIDMAAKLPAHIVLEDWVCIGGAHIEDGSHLERVVVWNNVRVAAGSRLVDTVISDGTS; encoded by the coding sequence ATGCAGGCAATGATTCTTGCAGCAGGGCTGGGAACCAGATTGCTGCCGCATACAAGGGTCTGTCCCAAGCCTCTTTTCCCAATTCTCAATCAACCCCTCCTGCTTCTTACCATCAAGAGGTTACAAAACCACGGATTTGATTCGATTCTGGTGAACTGCCATCATTTGGGGGATCAGATTGTCTCCCTGGTGGATTCATTGAGTGGAGTAACCGTGCTCCATGAAGATAAAATCCTAGGTACCGGAGGCGGACTGCGGGGTGGTCTTGAACATATGAGAGATGAGCCTCTTCTGGTAACCAATGGCGACATCTATCATACTGTTGACTTTCGTGCTTTATACAATCACCATCAGCAGAACGATTCTGTTGTTACATTGGCAATGCATGACCACCATCGTTTCAACAATGTGATGATCAGGGATGGCAAGGTGGCCAGTTTTGACAACAGGGTAGAATTTACCCAGCTGGCTTTTACTGGACTACATGTCATTGATCCTGAAATTCTGGAAGATGTTGAAAAGAACAGGAATTCCTGCATAATTGATTTCTACAGAAAACTTCTTGAACGGGGTGAGTCGATTGATTGCTATCGGGTTGATGACTGTTTCTGGACTGATATGGGGACGGTGGATGATTATCTCGACCTTCACCGTGGCCTGCTGAAGGATGATATCCCCTGCTGGGCTGAGATCGGTGAGGTGAGAAAACCATACTGTATCGATATGGCTGCAAAACTTCCTGCCCATATAGTTCTGGAAGACTGGGTCTGCATCGGTGGAGCCCATATTGAAGATGGCAGTCATCTTGAGCGGGTTGTTGTGTGGAACAATGTTCGGGTTGCTGCCGGCAGTCGTCTGGTAGATACTGTAATCAGTGATGGTACCAGCTGA